Sequence from the Nasonia vitripennis strain AsymCx chromosome 5, Nvit_psr_1.1, whole genome shotgun sequence genome:
GTTTACCCTTGGCTTGTACTCATGGATGGAAATGGAAAAAGTTCAAAAGGTTTTGAAATTTGTTAAATCCCATATTTTTTACTAAGAAGCTAAGAGAGCAGAGAGTAGTGTGAAGTAATTTATGCTTGTCTCTTAGGTTTTAAATCAGAATGGGCAGCAGTAAAAGATGAGCAATTGTACGTTGGAAGTATGGGCAAAGAGTGGACTACCGCTAGCGGAgagtttgtaaataataatccgCAATGGATCAAAGTTATTTCTCCTCATGGGGAAGTACACTCTAAAAATTGGATGTTAAACTACAAACGATTGAGAGAAGCAATCAACATTGAATTTCCTGGTCTGTACAAATTTGAGAAAGAATTCTTTGGAGAGAAAAATAGAATGTTAACCATAATGTTTATCATTCTGCAGGTTATATGATTCATGAGTCTGGTGCATGGAGTAATATCCATCGCAAATggttttttcttcctcgtAGGTGTTCAAAGGAGCAGTATAATGAAACCAAAGATGAGACGATGAGTTGTAATGTACTGTTAACTGCCGATGAGACATTTGTAAATATCGAGGTTGGTAACACTGTAATGCATTGTTTTTTTGCTGATCAGTGTGGTGATTAAgcaaaaaaagtgataaactTTATTCAACAGGTTACACATATTGGTACTCTTGTGCCTGTCAGAGGCTATTCAAGTTTTAAGTTCCTACCGGGCTCAAAGGATTCTATCATTGTTGCCTTGAAGACTGAAGAATACCAAGGCGAAACTGCTACCTACATTACAGCGTTTAACATCGATGGACGAATCATTATGCCTGACATCAAAGTATCGGATAAGAAATTTGAAGGCCTGGAATTTGTATGACATTCCTTATCACTTTTCATCTAGTGCTATTCGATACTGTCTACAAAgtgtaaataattgtacaaaGACGTGGTATAGTTTGAGATACTTGTTTCACTAACTCATTGCAAATGAGAAATTACAGGGAGTTTGATATTATTCTAGTGCAAATGTTGGATAGAAACTTATAATAGACCGGAGGTTACAAAGTAGGTAGCCAATTTTGAGATTTGTTGAACGGAAATCGTTGCTCTTTCATTATTCAATTAAAGTAGCTTACAAAGAATTTCGATATTTCGTTTTGGAGATGCAAAATTTTTCATGCACTtgagaattttaattttgctaGAATGTTTTATAGAACGATGAAAATGCATAAACGATTGCAATTTCTAGTGATAAATTTACATCGTGTATGAATAATGATTAGTGTGTCTATGCACACAGCTGTATGATAATGAATTGTCAATGATGGGTCGATTTTGTACTATTTTTGTTGTGTACAATTTCTAAAGTCAGTACGATGTGACTACCATTGTGTTGGAATGTTGATTGAAAACATTTTACTTTGaatataacaatttattttagttaaaaaATACGTTTTCGTTATTTCTACATCTAATTAATCTAATTTTATCTCAACGAAAAACGATAAAACGAACGAAGAAACAaacagtaaataaaataatcaatgAACGGTGCATCTTCTTCCCCGAGGAGCGCGCGTTTTCGCCCCACCCCCGTTACAAGATTACATTGCATATCATTGCATATagatacgagagagagagagagagagagagagagagaaaaatagagCGAGTGTGCATCGGATGTGTCCGAGTCTTTCGTttcgatgcgcgcgcggcgcgtgcTCAGGGTCATGCTGGCATTTCCAGgcaaatcaataaaataagatTCGAGAAGCACAACACGCAcggagcagcagtagcagtgcGGTATAACCAGTTGACGGCTGCGATGCGTTCTACATACGTACATACGCACGTCAGCGAGCCCTATACAGTCGTCCCAGGAAATGTGCGTGCCTTTGCTGTGAGTTGAaggtatattgtatatatataaagttagTGGGTCGAGGTCGGTAGGTCTCAACGAGAGCTTCGAGTGGAGGGTGGGTGCTTTTGCGAGCTCGCTGTTTGTCATTTTTGACTGAGCAGAAGCGAGGAGTTTGAAAGCACACATTCGTCTTCAGTTGACTGTGATGGTATTTTGCCGATTGCTTGCGTGTAAGTATAACATTACGCGCTTGCTTGCTGACATTTTCAAGAGATTGCGAGTTACGAGATAGTTGTAAGATAGTTGTAAAAAGGAACTCGTTTCCTCATCTGGCCCAACAGTCGAAGGAAGCGCGCAGGTATTCTCAAACAAGTTAATCGCGCGCGATGTGTAAAGAGCCATTTCGAATTCTAGTCTCAGCAGCTATCTCTAATCGCTCGGCAGACAGTGCATCGCAAGAGAAGTTACGCAACGCACACACTGCTGACTGCTGAGTCGCAGTGCTGCAGGCTTTCCAATACACACATCGCACGTCCCATCGGGGCGCACGTGCGCCAGCCTAAACAAGCACAGAGCCATAGAGCTGCAGGCCGACAAGGATGATAATAGCGAGCCGTGCTGGAGCGCgaggctgccgccgccgccgccgccgctgccgccgctgccacCGCTGCCGCCCGAGAGGCAGTTAGGTAGTTGGCGGTTCGGTTATCAGTCGGGCTTCGCTCGTCTGCTCGGTGAGTCCTGCCCGGTGCCCGGTGGCCCTCAGGCCCCGCCAATCCTATGCACGAGTGCGAGAGTAATGATCGCGCGCGCCTGTTATCTGGCTCTTCTTCAAGGACGCAGAAATGGCTTCCTGCTCCAGCTCGGAGCCCGACTGGTCTACAGCCAGGAAAGGAATCTCCCTGCTGCTGAACAATAAAACGGAGGAGGCCGAGAGCCTCTTCACTCGACACCCCCGCAGCTTTCACGTCAAGGCCGGCCGCAGCTTCGTCCTCTTCATGGTGCGACTggtagaatttaaaattttttaagctCATTTAAAGCGCAACTGCTGCAACGTTTCTCGCGCGCAGAACGCGCTCATGACGTTCGAGGACGACAAGCTGCAGCAGGCCGTGCAGCTCCTGAGGGACGTGGAGCGCGAGTCTGCCAGCGACATCGGCTGGCTCAAGTCCATGAGGACGAGAGTCTTTGGAGCCGACAGCTCTGCAGCAGACGTAAGTGTCGCGCGTAGcccgctcttctctctctttctctctctctctcccgctctcgctctctaacGCGTCGCAATTGagcgcagcagcagaacgACTACGTGAGAAAGCTCGAGCGCCAGGTGGTGCTGGCCGACTCGCAGGTCTGCGCGGCGCTGCTgacgctgctgcagcaggAGCTCACCGGCTACGTCAGGGGCGGCTGGATGCTGCGCAAGGCCTGGAGGGTCTATCAGCACACCTACGAGCAAATACTTGAGCTCTATCGGCGCACCTTCGGCCACGGTCCTTCCGGTACGGGCCAAGCACCTAAGCACGCACGTACAGCTATGCACGCACAGCACGGCTGCCTACTTATACCAGCGCCATACGTTCCCCGCAGGTTTCCACTCGATCTGCGGCTCAGCATCAGCCGGCGCCGCCAGAGAGGGCAGCACCGCGGCCTGGTCCCCTCAGCCTCGGAGCCCAGCCAGTCCGTCCTCGCCGGACTGGTCGATACCCTCCTGCAGCGCCTCCGCGGCCGCCTCGCCGTCAGGTCTGCGCAGCTCTCTATCGATGCTCTTCTCGCTCGCCGGAATCACGTCCGAGCGACAGACAGCGTAAATGATACACGATATTTCCTTTATTTCTTACGCAACCGCGCGTCACAGAGTCAACTTATCATACGCTTATATGCGGTATCGCGGCTCCGACAATTGTTCGCACAGCTTCGTCGAGCCGTCCGAAGTTAGCAGGCTGATGTCGGCCGTCAGCTTCGGCTATGGAATTTTTCAACTCTGCGTCAGTCTTCTGCCGCCTTCCCTCCTGAAAGTCATCCATCTACTGGGCTTCGAGGGCGACAGGAAGGCTGGCCTCGCGGCCCTCATGTATTCGCGGCTGAGCGAGGACATGCGAGCGCCCCTTGCCACGTGCGTATGAGAGCTCGGTACTTTTCTACGACATTTTTTCCGAGACGGTATTAGTATTAGTATATTTACAAAACGGAACTGCTCGCGGCCCCGCGCAGTTTAGCACTGCTCTGGTATCACACGATCGTCAGGCCGTTTTTCGCACTCGACGGCTCCAACGTCAAAGCCGGCGTCGAAGCCGCCAAGGAGCTTATCGCGGAATGTCAGCCCGAATTCGAGAACTCGGCCTTGTTTCTATTTTTCACCGGCAGAATAGAGCGCCTGCAGGTGAGCCTTAATTCGCATTGATCGGTTGGCATTGCTCATACAGCAGCACACCGGGCGtacaagtacaataattattccAGTCGAACGTGAACGGTGCCCTGCGCGCGTACGAGAAGGCCGTGGAGGTGTCGGCGCAGAGGGAAGTGAAGCTGCTCTGCCTGCACGAAGTTGCCTGGTGTCACCTGATTCGCCTCAATTACGGAGGCGCGCACAGCTCCTTGAGCAAACTGCAAGAGGAGTCCCGCTGGTCCAAGAGCTTTTACGCCTACCTCGCCGCCGGTACGTATACTGCAGCCATAATTTGAGAGCAGAGAGCAGCTTTGAGACTGCGACCTGCATTTTGCCGGCAGTATGTTCCGGAGCAGAGGGCGACTTGGAGACTCTGCTGCCGAGCTGCGAAAAGCTCGGCCAGCTCGTGGCCGGGACGACGCGGGAAACGCAGCTCGGCCTCTTCATTTCGCGGCGAGCGCCGAAACTCGTCGACCGAGAAACCGGACGCGCCCGCTCGGCATCCTACTACAAGCTTCTTGTCTACGAGCTGCTTTATCTCTGGAACGCGCTGCCCTCCTGCTCGACGGAGTCGCTTCGCAGCATTCTCGCGGGTCGGTCCTTATAtccattatatatatatatatatatatacttgcGTGCCGATCGCTCTCAAGTCCCGTTTCCGTGTCGCAGAGTGCAAAGCTAGCCATTCCGAGGAGCCGATGGACGGCCTGTCGGACCTGCTTGAAGGGGCAGCCTACTCCCAGCTCGGAGACCGAGAGGCCTCCACGAGGTGCTATCGCAACTGCTTGAAGCGACGGCCAGCCTCGAAGGACTCGTTGGATCAGCACGTCAGCGCGTTCGCGCTCTACGAACTCGGCAGGGCGCTTTGCAGCGGGAGCGTGAGTACATTTCACCGCTGTAATAGTACCCGCAACCCACAACCACGCGCGCGATCCTTAACTTGCGCTTAACTTGCAGAGCATCGAAGAGGGCAGGTGCATATTGCAGAGGGCACAGTCGCAGTACAAGGAGTACGACTTCGAGAGTCGCCTAAACGTCCGAATTCACGCGGCGCTCAAGAAAGTATCGTAATGACGGAACAAAGCCATAAGCCATTTACAAATGTAACTTATACACACAGATTGTTTTCGAGAGTGCAATGTATTTTGTAAATGCGCGTATATTTTCACTAAATCCCGCACGCATTATATATTAACAATTACCTCTGCGTCCACTGTATATCAAACGATAATTTACAATAGCAAGGCAAACACCATTATACATTACATTATAGCCTGTAAACTTGGCTGCGAAGGCATAAGTACCTACAATACATGTACTGATACAGGCGCGTTCACTTACATTATACGCGGATTATTCCAATCTTGACGATTGCCTCTGTAACGtgcataaaatttattaagttTTCAAACCAAATCATTTGCTTTGAGGCATTATCGCTTATTCGGCCCTTTCCCTTAGTAATTTATACAATCATCAGTTTATAGATTTACTTAAAAACGAACAGCCTGAAGATGGCTGCGCGATAAAAAATAGCGCAGCGCGCATAACTGTCGATCCCGCGCCTGAAAGACTAAAAATGTCACGAGTAAACAGCTTGATTTGCCAGTGACTGCCGGGGGCGAAGGACAGGATGAACTATGAGAGTGCTTATAGTTTTAATGTAGGAAATTGCCCTGCACAATTGAAGCACTGCCGGAAGCCGGCCTGGTACTGCAAATTCATCAAACCTTTCTTCTCTTTCGTCGTGTCAGTCATGCTGGGTGAGTCGTTCTCCGAggatgatatttttatttatttatttatttatttatttatttattttttttaccacTGAAATAACCGGTTtcatctcgtcgtcgtcggtgaATCAATTGCACTTTCAGCATTATCTATGTCTCATCTTTGTGAAAAGTATTCATCCGATAATTCTTTTCGAACGATCAAGTCCGATTTGAGTACGCTGAGGAGTACCGTGAGCTTGCTTTCGGtaagctttttctttttgttttgtcTTTAGCTCATTTCTAAATCAAATTTCCAATGATTCTTGAACATCGTTATCGTGCTTAGAATGAAGTCAGAACGTTAATGGAAACGAAGGACGAAttcaaaagtaaattaaaagaagTTGTCTGCGTAATGCCCAAGTTATCCGATGCCATTCATCACCTGAGAACCGAAGTTTCCGAAGGTCTTTATTGTCGCGAGAGTGCTCATATCTATTTATCCAAGCTTATTAAGAAACGCAGATAACGACTTGTCATTAAAACAGGGATCGACACGCATACGCAAAAATTATTGGACGCATTATCTCCCGATAATGTCAAGAAAATGGTCAAGAAAGAATTAGAAATTTACGACGCCGATAAGACTGGCAGAATTGATTTTGCCCTCGAGTCTGCAGGTCTGAagattataaatgaaaaacgtTCAGTTTTCAATTAACTCGTGAACTTGTTTAATTAGGTGGTCTAATTCTTTCGACAAGGGATACTGAAACTTACCCTGCATGTGGACAGACCATGAAATTATTCGGACTGTCAGTCTGCCATCAGGATAATTCGCCGCGGGCTGTAATTCAGGTTGAATTTTTATCCTCGACGGCTTGTGTGAAATTTTAAGCTAAACTATTGATAAAAGCGTTTCACGAAATGACTACTAGACGGGAGTACTACCTGGCGAGTGCTGGTCCTTCAAAGGTAGCGAAGGTGCAGTGGTGATTCAACTGGTAGGGCATGTGCTCATATCCGGTTTTAGCCTCGAACACATATCACCAAAGGTTTCCATAACTGGAGAGACAAGCAACGCTCCGA
This genomic interval carries:
- the LOC100120729 gene encoding apyrase isoform X2 — translated: MTTHSHFDSSKARNSATEKMLSRDWRQALRTPHIYRVGNSTLRVQSHFVVFLLFLFLVVFLYYGYPLVSSMVCTQPIQNSLPPCQYYFYNKTYPLTAPVKQFTGMSYAIAIVTDLDTGSKSADHQNTWQSFLKKGHLTWMPSRNLISVKWEDGVTTLSSSLGLKGRGMELSELVTFDGRLLTFDDRTGMVYFFDGDKVYPWLVLMDGNGKSSKGFKSEWAAVKDEQLYVGSMGKEWTTASGEFVNNNPQWIKVISPHGEVHSKNWMLNYKRLREAINIEFPGYMIHESGAWSNIHRKWFFLPRRCSKEQYNETKDETMSCNVLLTADETFVNIEVTHIGTLVPVRGYSSFKFLPGSKDSIIVALKTEEYQGETATYITAFNIDGRIIMPDIKVSDKKFEGLEFV
- the LOC100120754 gene encoding tetratricopeptide repeat protein 39C, translated to MASCSSSEPDWSTARKGISLLLNNKTEEAESLFTRHPRSFHVKAGRSFVLFMNALMTFEDDKLQQAVQLLRDVERESASDIGWLKSMRTRVFGADSSAADQQNDYVRKLERQVVLADSQVCAALLTLLQQELTGYVRGGWMLRKAWRVYQHTYEQILELYRRTFGHGPSGFHSICGSASAGAAREGSTAAWSPQPRSPASPSSPDWSIPSCSASAAASPSGLRSSLSMLFSLAGITSERQTAFVEPSEVSRLMSAVSFGYGIFQLCVSLLPPSLLKVIHLLGFEGDRKAGLAALMYSRLSEDMRAPLATLALLWYHTIVRPFFALDGSNVKAGVEAAKELIAECQPEFENSALFLFFTGRIERLQSNVNGALRAYEKAVEVSAQREVKLLCLHEVAWCHLIRLNYGGAHSSLSKLQEESRWSKSFYAYLAAVCSGAEGDLETLLPSCEKLGQLVAGTTRETQLGLFISRRAPKLVDRETGRARSASYYKLLVYELLYLWNALPSCSTESLRSILAECKASHSEEPMDGLSDLLEGAAYSQLGDREASTRCYRNCLKRRPASKDSLDQHVSAFALYELGRALCSGSSIEEGRCILQRAQSQYKEYDFESRLNVRIHAALKKVSLPGAKDRMNYESAYSFNVGNCPAQLKHCRKPAWYCKFIKPFFSFVVSVMLALSMSHLCEKYSSDNSFRTIKSDLSTLRSTVSLLSNEVRTLMETKDEFKSKLKEVVCVMPKLSDAIHHLRTEVSEGIDTHTQKLLDALSPDNVKKMVKKELEIYDADKTGRIDFALESAGGLILSTRDTETYPACGQTMKLFGLSVCHQDNSPRAVIQTGVLPGECWSFKGSEGAVVIQLVGHVLISGFSLEHISPKVSITGETSNAPRDFSVWGLKNADDTNGYLLGKYAYDNSGPSIQYYEVQNKPTKAFSIVELKIHSNNGNQICTCVYRIRVHGTLRSHELDYVNVR